A genomic segment from Pseudomonadota bacterium encodes:
- a CDS encoding AraC family transcriptional regulator: MKIGFVVAPRMLATGTVLPLEMWRAAGDAIQASTRLEASLSIQLLSIPGAPATEELLGLQKAVPLDGADPQLDVIYLPALWRNPSPVLAACAELYPWLKRHSNQGAAIAATGTGVSLLAETGLLDHQPATTHWHNFARFEQRYPLVQLKRDYFVTQAGTLYCAASINSLADVTVHLIERFYSRDVAYHVQKNFSHEIRRTFEDQRYLAGGENSSDELVCEAQTWMHANVDSNITLADMAKRLGTTTRTLHRRFK; the protein is encoded by the coding sequence TTGAAAATCGGCTTCGTCGTGGCGCCGCGCATGCTTGCAACGGGCACTGTCCTGCCCTTGGAAATGTGGCGCGCCGCGGGTGACGCGATACAGGCATCGACCCGCCTTGAGGCCTCGTTATCCATCCAATTACTGAGTATCCCCGGAGCGCCAGCGACCGAAGAATTATTAGGTTTGCAAAAGGCTGTGCCGCTGGACGGGGCCGATCCTCAATTAGACGTCATTTACCTGCCAGCCTTGTGGCGCAATCCTAGCCCGGTGCTAGCAGCGTGCGCCGAGCTTTATCCGTGGCTGAAACGCCATTCCAACCAGGGCGCCGCAATCGCCGCCACCGGAACGGGAGTCAGCTTGTTAGCGGAAACGGGGTTATTAGATCATCAGCCCGCGACGACGCATTGGCATAATTTTGCGCGCTTCGAACAACGCTATCCGCTGGTGCAATTAAAGCGCGATTATTTCGTGACTCAAGCCGGAACGCTTTATTGCGCGGCGAGCATCAACTCGCTCGCTGATGTAACCGTTCATTTAATTGAGCGATTCTATTCCCGTGACGTTGCCTACCATGTGCAAAAGAACTTCTCACACGAAATCCGCCGAACCTTTGAAGATCAGCGTTATCTCGCGGGCGGCGAGAACTCAAGCGACGAACTGGTGTGCGAAGCGCAAACTTGGATGCACGCCAACGTTGACAGCAATATCACGCTAGCGGACATGGCCAAGCGCCTTGGCACCACGACACGAACGCTCCACCGTCGTTTTAAATAG